The following coding sequences are from one Onychomys torridus chromosome 16, mOncTor1.1, whole genome shotgun sequence window:
- the St3gal1 gene encoding CMP-N-acetylneuraminate-beta-galactosamide-alpha-2,3-sialyltransferase 1, whose translation MMNMRKRTFKWLTFLLLLVFLTSFVLNYSSTVLYAAWFSKQMVLGFSDNLHKLIKAQPCTCTHCISQGKVSYWFDQRFNKTMQPLLTAHNALMDEDTYQWWLRLQRERKPNNLSDTIKELFRVVPGNVDPALDKRLVGCRRCAVVGNSGNLKDSSYGPDIDSHDFVVRMNRAPTVGFEADVGSRTTHHLVYPESFRELGENVSMVLVPFKTTDLQWVVSATTTGTITHTYVPVPPKIKVKQEKILIYHPAFIKYVFDSWLQGHGRYPSTGILSVIFSIHVCDEVDLYGFGADSKGNWHHYWENKTSAGAFRKTGVHDADFEYNVTTNLAAINKIRIFKGR comes from the exons ATGATGAACATGAGGAAGAGGACCTTCAAGTGGCTcaccttcctcctgcttctcGTCTTCCTCACATCCTTTGTCCTGAACTACTCAAGCACGGTACTGTACGCTGCCTGGTTCTCCAAGCAGATGGTCCTGGGGTTCTCAGACAACTTACACAAGCTCATCAAGGCCCAGCCCTGCACCTGCACACACTGCATCAGCCAGGGCAAGGTCTCCTACTGGTTCGACCAGCGCTTCAACAAGACCATGCAGCCGCTGCTGACAGCCCACAATGCTCTGATGGACGAGGACACGTACCAGTGGTGGCTG AGGCTCCAGCGGGAGAggaagcctaacaacctgagtgaCACTATCAAGGAACTGTTTCGTGTGGTGCCTGGGAATGTGGATCCCGCGCTGGATAAGAGGTTGGTGGGTTGCCGGCGCTGTGCAGTCGTGGGAAACTCCGGGAACTTGAAGGACTCCTCGTACGGGCCTGACATTGACAGCCATGATTTTGTGGTAAG gatGAACAGGGCACCCACTGTGGGCTTTGAGGCAGATGTTGGGAGCAGGACCACCCACCATCTTGTGTATCCTGAGAGCTTCCGGGAGCTGGGAGAGAATGTCAGCATGGTCCTGGTCCCCTTCAAGACCACCGACCTGCAGTGGGTGGTCAGCGCTACCACCACAGGCACCATCACTCA CACCTACGTCCCCGTGCCCCCGAAGATCAAAGTGAAACAAGAGAAG ATCCTGATCTACCACCCAGCCTTCATCAAGTATGTCTTTGACAGCTGGCTTCAGGGGCATGGGCGGTACCCGTCAACTGGAATCCTCTCCGTCATCTTCTCCATTCATGTCTGTGATGAG GTGGACTTGTATGGCTTCGGGGCAGACAGCAAAGGGAATTGGCACCATTACTGGGAAAACAAGACATCTGCAGGTGCATTCCGAAAGACAGGGGTGCATGATGCTGACTTCGAGTACAATGTCACAACCAACCTGGCAGCTATCAACAAAATTCGCATCTTCAAGGGGAGATGA